In one Nicotiana tomentosiformis chromosome 6, ASM39032v3, whole genome shotgun sequence genomic region, the following are encoded:
- the LOC138894775 gene encoding uncharacterized protein yields MGTSYELVVDIARRIEGARQRAREQAMRDTRFWYSGEFSRAPAGGMGEFVRGQSSKPTYPAPPPPRGAPVRPYFSAVPESSYRLPALQGSSSGYSGHRGQAFGHQSAVLRGCYECGDPSHMKRFYPRLQGKAVQRGHQSIITVPAAPSAVRPPRGGGQVGRGRPRGGGQTGEGQSSGAPARFYAFPARPDAVASDAVITCIISVCGRETSVLFDPGYTYLYVSYLFAHFLGVSRESLGTPVYVSTPVGNFVVVDRIYQSCIVNFYGYKTRADLLLLDMIEFEVILGMDWLSPYHAILHCHAKTVTLGMPEVPKLEWKGSSVSTPSRVISFLKDRHMVEKGCLAYLAYIRDTTIETSAIDSVPMVREFSDMFPSDLPGMPLDRDIDFCIDLAPGTQPISIPPYCMALRKMKEQLEELLAKGVFRPYIDSFLIVFIDDILIYSRSMEEHEQHLRVVLQTLREQKLYAKFSKYELGLDSVAFLRHVISGEGMKVDPKKIEAVQSWPRPTTTTEIRSFIGLTGYYHLFVEGFSSIAAPLTRLTQKGALFLWSDDCEASFQKLKTALTSALVLVFPSSSGMYTVYCNASRVDLGYVLMHEGVFYEVYTNHRSLQHLFKQRDLNLRQCMWLKLLKDYDITILYHPSKGNVVADALSRKAESIGSLAFISVEERPLALDIQSLANRIVRLDILEPSQILACVVAQLDDLHLLVLRETVLQGGLGGLLSVRMVSLGRLAYVLLVMVLLVERTIFDKMSGFLAFVAAIIAFCSARAALFLNTSISMDHFLKPPCQIGNVSIITT; encoded by the exons atgggcacttcttacgagctagttgtagatatagctcggaggatcgagggcgCACGTCAGCGTGCTCGGGAGCAGGCTATGAGGGATACGCGGTTTTGGTATTCCGGAGAGTTCAGTAGAGCCCCGGCTGGGGGCATGGGTGAGTTTGTGAGAGGTCAGTCTAGCAAGCctacatatccagcaccgccgcctcctcggggtgctccagtgcgaccttattttagtgccgtgccagagagttcttaccgcctgCCAGCTCTTCAGGGatcctctagtgggtattcaggccatcggGGTCAGGCTTTTGGTCATCAGTCCGCAGTTCTGAGAGGTTGTTATGAATGTGGGGATCCTagccacatgaagaggttttaTCCTAGACttcagggcaaggcagtgcagcggGGACACCAGTCTATAATTACAGTACCAGCTGCCCCATCAGCCGTCCgaccgcccagaggcggaggtcaggtgggtaggggccgtcctagaggtggaggtcagacaggaGAAGGCCAGTCaagtggcgctccagctagattctatgcttttccggctagaccagatgcagtggcctcagatgccgtgatcacatgtattatttctgtttgcggtagGGAaacttcggtactatttgatccagggtataCCTATTTGTATGTTTCatatttgtttgctcatttcctgggtgtttctcgggagtccttgggtactcctgtttatgtgtccactccagtgggcaattttgttgttgtggatcggatctaccagTCCTGCATTGTTAATTTCTATGGTTATAAGAcccgagcggatcttctgttgcttgatatgatcgaatttgaggtcatcctgggaatggattggttatctccatatcacgccatccttcattgccatgccaagactgttaccctGGGGATGCCAGAGGTTCCtaaattggagtggaagggttcgtctgtcagtacacctagtcgggttatctcttttctgaaggatcgacacatggtcgagaaggggtgcttagcttatctagcctatattCGGGATACTACCATAGAGACTTCGGcaattgattcagtgcccatggtccgggagttctccgatatgtttccttctgatcttccaggcatgccactagatcgtgatattgatttttgtattgatttggctccaggtacccagcctatatctattccaccgtactgcATGGCTCTGAGAAAGatgaaggagcagcttgaggagttgctagcaaaagg ggtgttcaggccgtatattgattcgtttctcattgtcttcattgatgatattttgatctactcacgtagcatggaggagcacgagcagcatctgAGAGTGGTACtccagaccttgcgggaacagaagctatatgctaagttctccaagtatgagttggggctagattctgtggcattcttgagACATGttatatcgggcgagggtatgaaggttgatcctaagaagatcgaggcagttcagagttggcctcgtccaaCCACAACGACTGAGATCAGAAGCTTCATAGGGttaacaggttattatcatctgtttgtggagggcttctcatctattgcagcacctttgacgagattgacccagaagggtgctctgttcctaTGGTCCgacgattgtgaggcgagctttcagaagcttaagaccgcCTTGACTTCAGCACTGGTGTTAGTGTTTCCTTccagttcagggatgtatacggTGTATTGCAACGCTTCACGTGTTGActtgggttatgtattgatgcatGAGGG ggtgttctatgaggtttacaccaatcatcgcagcctgcaacatttgttcaagcagagggatctcaatttgaggcagtgcaTGTGGCTtaagttactgaaagattatgatatcaccatccttTATCACCCGAGCAAGgggaatgtagttgcagatgccttgagcagaaaggcagagagtataggtagtttggcattcatttcagtggaggagaggccactagctttggacattcagtccttagctaatagaattgtgaggttggatattttagagcccagccaaATTCTTGCATGCGTTGTCGCCCAGCTTGATGAtctgcacttgttggttctcagagagacggtactacagggtggtttAGGGGGGTTACTATCAGTGAGGATG